The Chiroxiphia lanceolata isolate bChiLan1 chromosome 12, bChiLan1.pri, whole genome shotgun sequence genome window below encodes:
- the SEMA6D gene encoding semaphorin-6D isoform X3, which produces MRLPLLCAFLTLMSLSRCRAVSFPEDEDPINVVDYHYSRQYPVFRGRPSGNESQHRLDFQLMLKIRDTLYITGRDQVYTVNLNEVPKSEVTPSKKLTWRSRQQDRENCAMKGKHKDECHNFIKVFVPRNDEMVFVCGTNAFNPMCRYYRLNTLEYDGEEISGLARCPFDARQTNVALFADGKLYSATVADFLASDAVIYRSMGDGSALRTIKYDSKWIKEPHFLHAIEYGNYVYFFFREIAVEHNTLGKAVYSRVARICKNDMGGSQRVLEKHWTSFLKARLNCSVPGDSFFYFDVLQSITDIIEINGVPTVVGVFTTQLNSIPGSAVCAFSMDDIEKVFKGRFKEQKTPDSVWTAVPEDKVPKPRPGCCAKHGLAEAYKTSIDFPDETLSFIKSHPLMDSAVPSVTEEPWFTKTRVRYRLTAIAVDHAAGPHQNYTVIFVGSEAGVVLKILAKTGPFSLNDSVLLEEIEAYNHAKCNGESEEDRRVISLQLDRDHHALFVAFSSCVIRIPLSRCERHGSCKKACIASRDPYCGWLDHEICGRVTPGMLFSLFVSYNHSTGGYVQDVEYGNTAQLGDCHDMKFSSASITTMASIPVISPKVIGSWKPKVTGSRKFVVQDDPNTSDYSDPLSGVPKGVRWEVQSGESNQMVHMNVLITCVFAAFVLGAFIAGVAVYCYRDIFVRKSRKIHKDAESAQSCTDSSGSFAKLNGLFDSPVKEYQQNIDSPKLYTNLLTSRKELPPNGDTKSMMMDHRGQPPELAALPTPESTPVLQQKTLQAMKSQSDKAHGNLNASRKETPLKSPQFFPSSPPPHSPLSHGHIPSAIVLPNATHDYNTSFSNSNAHKADKKMQHIDHPLTKPSSKRDHRRSVDSRNTLNDFLKHLNETTNNPKAIMGDIQVAHQTLMLDPMGNMSEIPPKVPNREASLYSPPSTLPRNSPTKRVDVPTTPAVPMTSLERQRGYHKNSSQRHSISALPKNLNSPNGVLLSRQPSINRGGYMTPTAGTKMDYMQGTPVSVHLQPSLSRQSSYTSNGTLPRTGIKRTPSLKPDVPPKPSFVPQTTSVRPLNKYSY; this is translated from the exons ATGAggctccctctgctctgtgccttccTGACGCTAATGAGCCTGTCCCGGTGCCGAGCTGTCAGCTTCCCTGAGGACGAGGACCCCATTAACGTTGTTGACTACCACT ATTCAAGGCAATATCCAGTATTTAGAGGACGCCCTTCAGGCAATGAATCTCAGCACAGACTGGACTTCCAACTAATGCTGAAAATTCGAGACACACTTTATATCACTGGCAG GGACCAGGTTTACACTGTAAACTTAAATGAAGTTCCAAAATCAGAAGTTACTCCAAGCAAG aaattaaCATGGAGATCAAGGCAACAGGACAGAGAGAACTGTGCTATGAAAGGCAAACATAAA GATGAATGCCATAACTTCATTAAAGTCTTTGTTCCAAGAAATGATGAGATGGTGTTTGTCTGTGGAACAAATGCATTTAACCCCATGTGCAGATACTATCGG ctgaataCCTTAGAGTATGATGGGGAGGAAATTAGTGGTTTGGCAAGATGCCCATTTGATGCCAGACAAACCAATGTCGCCCTCTTTGCTG ATGGAAAATTGTATTCGGCAACAGTAGCAGATTTCCTGGCAAGTGATGCTGTTATTTATCGCAGCATGGGGGATGGATCTGCCTTAAGAACAATAAAGTATGATTCCAAATGGATAAAAG AACCACACTTCCTCCATGCCATAGAATATGGGAACtatgtttatttcttcttccGAGAAATCGCTGTAGAGCACAACACTTTAGGCAAG GCTGTGTATTCTCGTGTGGCACGCATATGCAAAAATGACATGGGGGGATCCCAAAGGGTCCTGGAGAAACATTGGACATCCTTTCTGAAAGCTCGACTCAACTGCTCAGTTCCTGGGGATTCATTCTTCTACTTCGATGTTCTGCAGTCTATCACAGACATAATAGAAATCAATGGAGTGCCCACAGTTGTTGGTGTATTCACCACACAGCTTAACAG CATCCCTGGTTCAGCAGTGTGTGCTTTCAGCATGGATGACATTGAGAAAGTCTTCAAAGGCAgatttaaagaacaaaagacTCCTGACTCTGTTTGGACAGCTGTACCTGAAGACAAAGTACCAAAGCCAAG ACCTGGCTGCTGTGCAAAACATGGCCTAGCAGAGGCTTACAAAACCTCCATTGATTTCCCAGACGAAACGCTCTCCTTCATCAAATCTCATCCTTTAATGGATTCAGCTGTTCCCTCAGTCACTGAGGAGCCTTGGTTTACCAAAACACGTGTCAG ATACAGATTGACAGCAATAGCTGTAGATCATGCTGCTGGACCCCATCAGAACTACACAGTCATATTTGTTGGCTCCGAAGCAGGAGTAGTACTTAAAATCTTGGCAAAGACCGGGCCCTTTTCTTTGAATGACAGTGTATTACTGGAAGAGATTGAAGCATATAATCATGCAAA GTGTAATGGAGAGAGTGAGGAGGACAGAAGAGTCATTTCCCTTCAGCTGGACAGAGACCACCATGCTCTGTTCGTGGCCTTCTCCAGCTGCGTCATTAGAATTCCTCTGAGTCGGTGTGAGCGTCATGGGTCATGTAAAAA gGCATGTATTGCTTCACGGGACCCGTACTGTGGCTGGTTAGACCATGAGATTTGTGGAAGAGTGACACCAGGCATGTT GttctctttgtttgtttcataCAACCACAGCACTGGAGGATACGTACAAGATGTCGAGTACGGCAACACGGCGCAGCTTGGGGACTGCCATG ACATGAAGTTCTCCTCAGCTTCCATTACCACAATGGCAAGTATCCCAGTTATATCACCTAAAGTGATTGGTTCCTGGAAACCTAAAGTGACTGGCTCTCGGAAATTTGTAGTTCAAGATGACCCAAACACTTCTGATTATTCTGATCCATTATCAGGTGTCCCAAAGG GTGTAAGGTGGGAAGTACAATCAGGAGAGTCCAACCAAATGGTACATATGAATGTCCTAATCACTTGTGTCTTTGCCGCTTTTGTCCTGGGAGCCTTTATTGCGGGAGTGGCCGTTTACTGTTACCGGGATATATTTGTACGGAAATccagaaaaatacacaaagatGCAGAATCGGCTCAGTCCTGCACGGACTCCAGTGGGAGCTTTGCCAAACTGAATGGGCTGTTTGACAGTCCCGTCAAGGAATATCAACAGAACATTGATTCACCCAAACTGTACACAAACCTGCTGACTAGCAGGAAGGAGTTGCCTCCAAACGGTGATACAAAGTCCATGATGATGGACCACAGGGGACAGCCTCCAGAATTAGCTGCACTTCCAACTCCTGAATCTACACCAGTTCTTCAACAAAAGACTCTGCAGGCTATGAAAAGCCAGTCGGACAAAGCGCATGGTAACCTCAATGCTTCACGGAAGGAAACCCCACTAAAAAGCCCtcagttttttccttccagtcctCCACCCCACTCTCCTCTAAGTCACGGACATATTCCCAGTGCTATTGTTCTTCCCAATGCTACCCATGATTACAATACATCTTTCTCAAATTCTAATGCGCACAAGGCAGACAAAAAGATGCAACATATTGATCATCCACTTACAAAACCATCCAGCAAAAGAGACCACAGGAGATCTGTTGATTCCAGGAACACCCTGAATGATTTTCTGAAACACTTAAATGAAACTACTAATAATCCCAAAGCAATTATGGGAGATATTCAAGTGGCCCACCAGACTTTAATGCTGGATCCAATGGGCAATATGTCTGAGATCCCACCTAAGGTTCCCAACAGGGAGGCATCTTTGTACTCTCCTCCATCAACTCTTCCAAGAAACAGTCCCACAAAACGAGTGGACGTTCCCACCACCCCTGCAGTACCAATGACCTCTTTGGAAAGGCAGAGAGGTTATCACAAAAATTCTTCACAAAGGCACTCGATATCTGCCCTTCCTAAAAACTTAAACTCACCAAATGGTGTTTTGTTATCCAGACAGCCAAGTATTAATCGTGGGGGGTACATGACCCCCACGGCAGGCACAAAGATGGACTACATGCAAGGGACGCCTGTCAGCGTTCACCTCCAGCCTTCCTTGTCCAGGCAAAGCAGTTACACGAGCAACGGCACCCTTCCTCGTACAGGAATAAAGAGGACACCCTCCTTAAAACCCGACGTGCCACCAAAACCCTCATTCGTTCCTCAGACAACTTCAGTCAGACCACTGAACAAATACAGTTACTAG
- the SEMA6D gene encoding semaphorin-6D isoform X2: MRLPLLCAFLTLMSLSRCRAVSFPEDEDPINVVDYHYSRQYPVFRGRPSGNESQHRLDFQLMLKIRDTLYITGRDQVYTVNLNEVPKSEVTPSKKLTWRSRQQDRENCAMKGKHKDECHNFIKVFVPRNDEMVFVCGTNAFNPMCRYYRLNTLEYDGEEISGLARCPFDARQTNVALFADGKLYSATVADFLASDAVIYRSMGDGSALRTIKYDSKWIKEPHFLHAIEYGNYVYFFFREIAVEHNTLGKAVYSRVARICKNDMGGSQRVLEKHWTSFLKARLNCSVPGDSFFYFDVLQSITDIIEINGVPTVVGVFTTQLNSIPGSAVCAFSMDDIEKVFKGRFKEQKTPDSVWTAVPEDKVPKPRPGCCAKHGLAEAYKTSIDFPDETLSFIKSHPLMDSAVPSVTEEPWFTKTRVRYRLTAIAVDHAAGPHQNYTVIFVGSEAGVVLKILAKTGPFSLNDSVLLEEIEAYNHAKCNGESEEDRRVISLQLDRDHHALFVAFSSCVIRIPLSRCERHGSCKKACIASRDPYCGWLDHEICGRVTPGMFTGGYVQDVEYGNTAQLGDCHEILPTTATPDYKIFGDPTSDMKFSSASITTMASIPVISPKVIGSWKPKVTGSRKFVVQDDPNTSDYSDPLSGVPKGVRWEVQSGESNQMVHMNVLITCVFAAFVLGAFIAGVAVYCYRDIFVRKSRKIHKDAESAQSCTDSSGSFAKLNGLFDSPVKEYQQNIDSPKLYTNLLTSRKELPPNGDTKSMMMDHRGQPPELAALPTPESTPVLQQKTLQAMKSQSDKAHGNLNASRKETPLKSPQFFPSSPPPHSPLSHGHIPSAIVLPNATHDYNTSFSNSNAHKADKKMQHIDHPLTKPSSKRDHRRSVDSRNTLNDFLKHLNETTNNPKAIMGDIQVAHQTLMLDPMGNMSEIPPKVPNREASLYSPPSTLPRNSPTKRVDVPTTPAVPMTSLERQRGYHKNSSQRHSISALPKNLNSPNGVLLSRQPSINRGGYMTPTAGTKMDYMQGTPVSVHLQPSLSRQSSYTSNGTLPRTGIKRTPSLKPDVPPKPSFVPQTTSVRPLNKYSY, encoded by the exons ATGAggctccctctgctctgtgccttccTGACGCTAATGAGCCTGTCCCGGTGCCGAGCTGTCAGCTTCCCTGAGGACGAGGACCCCATTAACGTTGTTGACTACCACT ATTCAAGGCAATATCCAGTATTTAGAGGACGCCCTTCAGGCAATGAATCTCAGCACAGACTGGACTTCCAACTAATGCTGAAAATTCGAGACACACTTTATATCACTGGCAG GGACCAGGTTTACACTGTAAACTTAAATGAAGTTCCAAAATCAGAAGTTACTCCAAGCAAG aaattaaCATGGAGATCAAGGCAACAGGACAGAGAGAACTGTGCTATGAAAGGCAAACATAAA GATGAATGCCATAACTTCATTAAAGTCTTTGTTCCAAGAAATGATGAGATGGTGTTTGTCTGTGGAACAAATGCATTTAACCCCATGTGCAGATACTATCGG ctgaataCCTTAGAGTATGATGGGGAGGAAATTAGTGGTTTGGCAAGATGCCCATTTGATGCCAGACAAACCAATGTCGCCCTCTTTGCTG ATGGAAAATTGTATTCGGCAACAGTAGCAGATTTCCTGGCAAGTGATGCTGTTATTTATCGCAGCATGGGGGATGGATCTGCCTTAAGAACAATAAAGTATGATTCCAAATGGATAAAAG AACCACACTTCCTCCATGCCATAGAATATGGGAACtatgtttatttcttcttccGAGAAATCGCTGTAGAGCACAACACTTTAGGCAAG GCTGTGTATTCTCGTGTGGCACGCATATGCAAAAATGACATGGGGGGATCCCAAAGGGTCCTGGAGAAACATTGGACATCCTTTCTGAAAGCTCGACTCAACTGCTCAGTTCCTGGGGATTCATTCTTCTACTTCGATGTTCTGCAGTCTATCACAGACATAATAGAAATCAATGGAGTGCCCACAGTTGTTGGTGTATTCACCACACAGCTTAACAG CATCCCTGGTTCAGCAGTGTGTGCTTTCAGCATGGATGACATTGAGAAAGTCTTCAAAGGCAgatttaaagaacaaaagacTCCTGACTCTGTTTGGACAGCTGTACCTGAAGACAAAGTACCAAAGCCAAG ACCTGGCTGCTGTGCAAAACATGGCCTAGCAGAGGCTTACAAAACCTCCATTGATTTCCCAGACGAAACGCTCTCCTTCATCAAATCTCATCCTTTAATGGATTCAGCTGTTCCCTCAGTCACTGAGGAGCCTTGGTTTACCAAAACACGTGTCAG ATACAGATTGACAGCAATAGCTGTAGATCATGCTGCTGGACCCCATCAGAACTACACAGTCATATTTGTTGGCTCCGAAGCAGGAGTAGTACTTAAAATCTTGGCAAAGACCGGGCCCTTTTCTTTGAATGACAGTGTATTACTGGAAGAGATTGAAGCATATAATCATGCAAA GTGTAATGGAGAGAGTGAGGAGGACAGAAGAGTCATTTCCCTTCAGCTGGACAGAGACCACCATGCTCTGTTCGTGGCCTTCTCCAGCTGCGTCATTAGAATTCCTCTGAGTCGGTGTGAGCGTCATGGGTCATGTAAAAA gGCATGTATTGCTTCACGGGACCCGTACTGTGGCTGGTTAGACCATGAGATTTGTGGAAGAGTGACACCAGGCATGTT CACTGGAGGATACGTACAAGATGTCGAGTACGGCAACACGGCGCAGCTTGGGGACTGCCATG AAATTTTGCCTACTACAGCTACACCAGATTACAAAATATTTGGCGACCCAACATCTg ACATGAAGTTCTCCTCAGCTTCCATTACCACAATGGCAAGTATCCCAGTTATATCACCTAAAGTGATTGGTTCCTGGAAACCTAAAGTGACTGGCTCTCGGAAATTTGTAGTTCAAGATGACCCAAACACTTCTGATTATTCTGATCCATTATCAGGTGTCCCAAAGG GTGTAAGGTGGGAAGTACAATCAGGAGAGTCCAACCAAATGGTACATATGAATGTCCTAATCACTTGTGTCTTTGCCGCTTTTGTCCTGGGAGCCTTTATTGCGGGAGTGGCCGTTTACTGTTACCGGGATATATTTGTACGGAAATccagaaaaatacacaaagatGCAGAATCGGCTCAGTCCTGCACGGACTCCAGTGGGAGCTTTGCCAAACTGAATGGGCTGTTTGACAGTCCCGTCAAGGAATATCAACAGAACATTGATTCACCCAAACTGTACACAAACCTGCTGACTAGCAGGAAGGAGTTGCCTCCAAACGGTGATACAAAGTCCATGATGATGGACCACAGGGGACAGCCTCCAGAATTAGCTGCACTTCCAACTCCTGAATCTACACCAGTTCTTCAACAAAAGACTCTGCAGGCTATGAAAAGCCAGTCGGACAAAGCGCATGGTAACCTCAATGCTTCACGGAAGGAAACCCCACTAAAAAGCCCtcagttttttccttccagtcctCCACCCCACTCTCCTCTAAGTCACGGACATATTCCCAGTGCTATTGTTCTTCCCAATGCTACCCATGATTACAATACATCTTTCTCAAATTCTAATGCGCACAAGGCAGACAAAAAGATGCAACATATTGATCATCCACTTACAAAACCATCCAGCAAAAGAGACCACAGGAGATCTGTTGATTCCAGGAACACCCTGAATGATTTTCTGAAACACTTAAATGAAACTACTAATAATCCCAAAGCAATTATGGGAGATATTCAAGTGGCCCACCAGACTTTAATGCTGGATCCAATGGGCAATATGTCTGAGATCCCACCTAAGGTTCCCAACAGGGAGGCATCTTTGTACTCTCCTCCATCAACTCTTCCAAGAAACAGTCCCACAAAACGAGTGGACGTTCCCACCACCCCTGCAGTACCAATGACCTCTTTGGAAAGGCAGAGAGGTTATCACAAAAATTCTTCACAAAGGCACTCGATATCTGCCCTTCCTAAAAACTTAAACTCACCAAATGGTGTTTTGTTATCCAGACAGCCAAGTATTAATCGTGGGGGGTACATGACCCCCACGGCAGGCACAAAGATGGACTACATGCAAGGGACGCCTGTCAGCGTTCACCTCCAGCCTTCCTTGTCCAGGCAAAGCAGTTACACGAGCAACGGCACCCTTCCTCGTACAGGAATAAAGAGGACACCCTCCTTAAAACCCGACGTGCCACCAAAACCCTCATTCGTTCCTCAGACAACTTCAGTCAGACCACTGAACAAATACAGTTACTAG
- the SEMA6D gene encoding semaphorin-6D isoform X7, whose product MRLPLLCAFLTLMSLSRCRAVSFPEDEDPINVVDYHYSRQYPVFRGRPSGNESQHRLDFQLMLKIRDTLYITGRDQVYTVNLNEVPKSEVTPSKKLTWRSRQQDRENCAMKGKHKDECHNFIKVFVPRNDEMVFVCGTNAFNPMCRYYRLNTLEYDGEEISGLARCPFDARQTNVALFADGKLYSATVADFLASDAVIYRSMGDGSALRTIKYDSKWIKEPHFLHAIEYGNYVYFFFREIAVEHNTLGKAVYSRVARICKNDMGGSQRVLEKHWTSFLKARLNCSVPGDSFFYFDVLQSITDIIEINGVPTVVGVFTTQLNSIPGSAVCAFSMDDIEKVFKGRFKEQKTPDSVWTAVPEDKVPKPRPGCCAKHGLAEAYKTSIDFPDETLSFIKSHPLMDSAVPSVTEEPWFTKTRVRYRLTAIAVDHAAGPHQNYTVIFVGSEAGVVLKILAKTGPFSLNDSVLLEEIEAYNHAKCNGESEEDRRVISLQLDRDHHALFVAFSSCVIRIPLSRCERHGSCKKACIASRDPYCGWLDHEICGRVTPGMLFSLFVSYNHSTGGYVQDVEYGNTAQLGDCHGVRWEVQSGESNQMVHMNVLITCVFAAFVLGAFIAGVAVYCYRDIFVRKSRKIHKDAESAQSCTDSSGSFAKLNGLFDSPVKEYQQNIDSPKLYTNLLTSRKELPPNGDTKSMMMDHRGQPPELAALPTPESTPVLQQKTLQAMKSQSDKAHGNLNASRKETPLKSPQFFPSSPPPHSPLSHGHIPSAIVLPNATHDYNTSFSNSNAHKADKKMQHIDHPLTKPSSKRDHRRSVDSRNTLNDFLKHLNETTNNPKAIMGDIQVAHQTLMLDPMGNMSEIPPKVPNREASLYSPPSTLPRNSPTKRVDVPTTPAVPMTSLERQRGYHKNSSQRHSISALPKNLNSPNGVLLSRQPSINRGGYMTPTAGTKMDYMQGTPVSVHLQPSLSRQSSYTSNGTLPRTGIKRTPSLKPDVPPKPSFVPQTTSVRPLNKYSY is encoded by the exons ATGAggctccctctgctctgtgccttccTGACGCTAATGAGCCTGTCCCGGTGCCGAGCTGTCAGCTTCCCTGAGGACGAGGACCCCATTAACGTTGTTGACTACCACT ATTCAAGGCAATATCCAGTATTTAGAGGACGCCCTTCAGGCAATGAATCTCAGCACAGACTGGACTTCCAACTAATGCTGAAAATTCGAGACACACTTTATATCACTGGCAG GGACCAGGTTTACACTGTAAACTTAAATGAAGTTCCAAAATCAGAAGTTACTCCAAGCAAG aaattaaCATGGAGATCAAGGCAACAGGACAGAGAGAACTGTGCTATGAAAGGCAAACATAAA GATGAATGCCATAACTTCATTAAAGTCTTTGTTCCAAGAAATGATGAGATGGTGTTTGTCTGTGGAACAAATGCATTTAACCCCATGTGCAGATACTATCGG ctgaataCCTTAGAGTATGATGGGGAGGAAATTAGTGGTTTGGCAAGATGCCCATTTGATGCCAGACAAACCAATGTCGCCCTCTTTGCTG ATGGAAAATTGTATTCGGCAACAGTAGCAGATTTCCTGGCAAGTGATGCTGTTATTTATCGCAGCATGGGGGATGGATCTGCCTTAAGAACAATAAAGTATGATTCCAAATGGATAAAAG AACCACACTTCCTCCATGCCATAGAATATGGGAACtatgtttatttcttcttccGAGAAATCGCTGTAGAGCACAACACTTTAGGCAAG GCTGTGTATTCTCGTGTGGCACGCATATGCAAAAATGACATGGGGGGATCCCAAAGGGTCCTGGAGAAACATTGGACATCCTTTCTGAAAGCTCGACTCAACTGCTCAGTTCCTGGGGATTCATTCTTCTACTTCGATGTTCTGCAGTCTATCACAGACATAATAGAAATCAATGGAGTGCCCACAGTTGTTGGTGTATTCACCACACAGCTTAACAG CATCCCTGGTTCAGCAGTGTGTGCTTTCAGCATGGATGACATTGAGAAAGTCTTCAAAGGCAgatttaaagaacaaaagacTCCTGACTCTGTTTGGACAGCTGTACCTGAAGACAAAGTACCAAAGCCAAG ACCTGGCTGCTGTGCAAAACATGGCCTAGCAGAGGCTTACAAAACCTCCATTGATTTCCCAGACGAAACGCTCTCCTTCATCAAATCTCATCCTTTAATGGATTCAGCTGTTCCCTCAGTCACTGAGGAGCCTTGGTTTACCAAAACACGTGTCAG ATACAGATTGACAGCAATAGCTGTAGATCATGCTGCTGGACCCCATCAGAACTACACAGTCATATTTGTTGGCTCCGAAGCAGGAGTAGTACTTAAAATCTTGGCAAAGACCGGGCCCTTTTCTTTGAATGACAGTGTATTACTGGAAGAGATTGAAGCATATAATCATGCAAA GTGTAATGGAGAGAGTGAGGAGGACAGAAGAGTCATTTCCCTTCAGCTGGACAGAGACCACCATGCTCTGTTCGTGGCCTTCTCCAGCTGCGTCATTAGAATTCCTCTGAGTCGGTGTGAGCGTCATGGGTCATGTAAAAA gGCATGTATTGCTTCACGGGACCCGTACTGTGGCTGGTTAGACCATGAGATTTGTGGAAGAGTGACACCAGGCATGTT GttctctttgtttgtttcataCAACCACAGCACTGGAGGATACGTACAAGATGTCGAGTACGGCAACACGGCGCAGCTTGGGGACTGCCATG GTGTAAGGTGGGAAGTACAATCAGGAGAGTCCAACCAAATGGTACATATGAATGTCCTAATCACTTGTGTCTTTGCCGCTTTTGTCCTGGGAGCCTTTATTGCGGGAGTGGCCGTTTACTGTTACCGGGATATATTTGTACGGAAATccagaaaaatacacaaagatGCAGAATCGGCTCAGTCCTGCACGGACTCCAGTGGGAGCTTTGCCAAACTGAATGGGCTGTTTGACAGTCCCGTCAAGGAATATCAACAGAACATTGATTCACCCAAACTGTACACAAACCTGCTGACTAGCAGGAAGGAGTTGCCTCCAAACGGTGATACAAAGTCCATGATGATGGACCACAGGGGACAGCCTCCAGAATTAGCTGCACTTCCAACTCCTGAATCTACACCAGTTCTTCAACAAAAGACTCTGCAGGCTATGAAAAGCCAGTCGGACAAAGCGCATGGTAACCTCAATGCTTCACGGAAGGAAACCCCACTAAAAAGCCCtcagttttttccttccagtcctCCACCCCACTCTCCTCTAAGTCACGGACATATTCCCAGTGCTATTGTTCTTCCCAATGCTACCCATGATTACAATACATCTTTCTCAAATTCTAATGCGCACAAGGCAGACAAAAAGATGCAACATATTGATCATCCACTTACAAAACCATCCAGCAAAAGAGACCACAGGAGATCTGTTGATTCCAGGAACACCCTGAATGATTTTCTGAAACACTTAAATGAAACTACTAATAATCCCAAAGCAATTATGGGAGATATTCAAGTGGCCCACCAGACTTTAATGCTGGATCCAATGGGCAATATGTCTGAGATCCCACCTAAGGTTCCCAACAGGGAGGCATCTTTGTACTCTCCTCCATCAACTCTTCCAAGAAACAGTCCCACAAAACGAGTGGACGTTCCCACCACCCCTGCAGTACCAATGACCTCTTTGGAAAGGCAGAGAGGTTATCACAAAAATTCTTCACAAAGGCACTCGATATCTGCCCTTCCTAAAAACTTAAACTCACCAAATGGTGTTTTGTTATCCAGACAGCCAAGTATTAATCGTGGGGGGTACATGACCCCCACGGCAGGCACAAAGATGGACTACATGCAAGGGACGCCTGTCAGCGTTCACCTCCAGCCTTCCTTGTCCAGGCAAAGCAGTTACACGAGCAACGGCACCCTTCCTCGTACAGGAATAAAGAGGACACCCTCCTTAAAACCCGACGTGCCACCAAAACCCTCATTCGTTCCTCAGACAACTTCAGTCAGACCACTGAACAAATACAGTTACTAG